From Acidovorax sp. 1608163:
CCGGGCTGACCCGCCCGGCCTACCTGCCTAACGTGCCCACCGTGGCAGAGACCTTCCCGGGCTTCAACGCCACCAACTGGTACGCGTTCGTGGCCTCCGCCAAGACGCCCAAGCCTTTGCTGGACCGCTGGAACACCGAGCTGGTGAAAGTGCTCAACAGCCCGGATGTGCGCGAGAACCTGCTCAAGCACGGCCAGACGGCCGCCCCAGGCACGCGTGAGGAGCTGGGGCAGTTCATCGCGGCAGAGAACACCAAGTGGAGCCGCATCATCCGCGAGCGCAAGATCACCGCCGACTGATTCCCCAGCGGCGACTGCCCGCCGCCCATTCCAACCCGCAGACAACAACAACGACCCGGAGACAAACCATGCAAACCCTTCCAACCACCACCGCACACACCCAGCCCCGCCGTCGGGTCATCGGAGCCCTGCTGGGCGCTGCTTTGAGCCTGGGCCTGGCCCTGGGCGCGGCCACCCCCTCCAGCGCGCAAGCAGCAGAGATCCGCGTCATCACCTCGGGCGGCTTCTCAGCCGCTTACGACCAGCTCATTCCGCTGTACGAGCAGGCCACCGGCCACAAGGTGGTCACGGCGCGGGGCGCCTCCATGGGCACCGCCCCCGATTCCATCCCTAGCCGCTTTGCCCGGGGCGAGGCGTTCGACATCGTCATCCTGGCCGACTCGGGGCTGGAAGCGCTCATCACCCAGGGCAAGGTGCAACCCGGCAGCCGTGTGGACCTGGCCCGCTCGATGATTGGCATGAGCGTGCGCAAGGGCACACCCAAGCCCGACATCAGCACGGTGGAAGCCCTCAAGCAAACCCTGCTGAACGCCAAGTCCATCGCCTACTCGGCCAGCGCCAGCGGCACCTACCTCTCGACCGAGCTGTTCCAGCGCCTGGGTGTGGCCGAGCAGATCAAGGACAAGGCCACCAAGATTTACAGCGAGCGCGTGGGCACCGTGGTGGCGCGCGGTGATGCAGAGATCGGCTTCCAGCAGGTCAGCGAGTTGCTGCCGTTCAAGGAGCTGGACTACGTGGGTGCCTTGCCCGATGAAGTCCAGCAACGGGTGTTCTTCTCGGCCGGGGTGGCCGTGGGCGCGCAAAACCCCGAGGCGGCCCGGCACCTGATCCGCT
This genomic window contains:
- a CDS encoding substrate-binding domain-containing protein, with translation MQTLPTTTAHTQPRRRVIGALLGAALSLGLALGAATPSSAQAAEIRVITSGGFSAAYDQLIPLYEQATGHKVVTARGASMGTAPDSIPSRFARGEAFDIVILADSGLEALITQGKVQPGSRVDLARSMIGMSVRKGTPKPDISTVEALKQTLLNAKSIAYSASASGTYLSTELFQRLGVAEQIKDKATKIYSERVGTVVARGDAEIGFQQVSELLPFKELDYVGALPDEVQQRVFFSAGVAVGAQNPEAARHLIRFLAAPAAAAIVRSTGMEPAAAR